The Papaver somniferum cultivar HN1 chromosome 3, ASM357369v1, whole genome shotgun sequence genome includes a region encoding these proteins:
- the LOC113357432 gene encoding RNA polymerase II C-terminal domain phosphatase-like 4 isoform X1: MAPIKLVIKLNGRPICKRKFEIEDNNNGLQEEKSLKKDYLNGKSGLITCMKTVGRHSLYNHRGRYTRLRPYVRDFLEQVCQKFELYVYTKGQRWYAKEVVRLIDPKSVYFKNKVISKDDSTHRNRKNLDVVLGANATNTVIIDDTESVWKEHKDNIIHINKFNYFSSRNGGGHRLNMDNDELDEDDGALKRILEILQRVHEKFFEEFPDNTDIRPVLKAVLKEVSAN, from the exons ATGGCTCCAATCAAGTTGGTGATTAAGTTGAATGGTCGGCCAATTTGTAAGCGGAAATTTGAGATTGAAGATAATAATAATGGGCTACAAGAAGAGAAATCACTGAAAAAG GACTATCTCAATGGTAAATCAGGATTAATTACTTGCATGAAGACTGTCGGGAGACATAGCTTATACAACCACAGGGGAAGGTATACAAGGTTAAGGCCTTATGTGCGAGATTTTCTTGAACAAGTATGCCAGAAATTCGAGCTTTACGTTTATACCAAGGGACAACGGTGGTACGCTAAAGAGGTGGTCAGATTGATTGATCCTAAAAGTGTTTATTTTAAGAATAAAGTGATTTCGAAAGATGATTCTACACACAGAAATCGAAAAAATCTAGATGTGGTGTTGGGAGCAAATGCAACTAACACGGTAATTATCGACGATACGGAATCAGTCTGGAAAGAGCACAAAGATAACATAATTCACATCaacaaatttaattatttttcatcaagaAACGGCGGTGGACATCGATTAAACATGGATAATGATGAGTTGGATGAAGACGATGGTGCCCTCAAAAGAATCTTAGAAATCCTGCAGCGTGTTCATGAGAAGTTCTTTGAAGAGTTCCCAGACAACACTGATATTAGACCAGTGTTGAAAGCGGTGCTTAAAGAAGTTTCTGCGAATTGA